Proteins from a single region of Oryza brachyantha chromosome 6, ObraRS2, whole genome shotgun sequence:
- the LOC102710502 gene encoding probable sucrose-phosphate synthase 3 isoform X3 yields the protein MSEDLFEGEKGEDAGDPSVAYGDSTTGNTPRISSVDKLYIVLISLHGLVRGENMELGRDSDTGGQVKYVVELAKALSSCPGVYRVDLLTRQILAPNFDRSYGEPVEALASASFKNFKQERGENSGAYIIRVPFGPKDKYLPKEHLWPFIQEFVDGALSHIVQMSRAIGEEISCGHPAWPAVIHGHYASAGVAAALLSGALNVPMVFTGHFLGKDKLEELLKQGRQTREQINMAYKIMCRIEAEELALDASEIVIASTRQEIEEQWNLYDGFEVILARKLRARVKRGANCFGRYMPRMVIIPPGVEFGHMIHDFDMDGEEDGPSPASEDPSIWSEIMRFFTNPRKPMILAVARPYPEKNITTLVKAFGECRPLRELANLTLIMGNREAISKMHNMSAAVLTSVLTLIDEYDLYGQVAYPKHHKHSEVPDIYRLAVRTKGAFVNVPYFEQFGVTLIEAAMHGLPVIATKNGAPVEIHQVLDNGLLVDPHDQHAIADALYKLLSEKQLWSKCRENGLKNIHQFSWPEHCKNYLSRISTLGPRYPAFPSNGDQIKAPIKGRKHITVIAVDSVSKEDLVRIIRNSIEAICTEKLSGSTGFVLSTSLTIAEINTLLITAGLLPTDFDAFICNSGSDLYYPSRSGDTQRNSRVTFALDRSYQSHIEYHWGGEGLRKYLVKWASSVVERRGRIEKQVIFEDPEHSSTYCLAFKVVNPNHLPPLKELQKLMRIQSLRCHALYNHGATRLSVIPIHASRSKALRYLSVRWGIDLTNVVVLVGETGDSDYEELFGGLHKTVILKGEFSTPANRIHTVRRYPLQDVVALDSPNIIGLEGYGIDDMRSALKQLGTRTQ from the exons ATGTCTGAAGATCTTTTTgagggagagaagggagaggATGCTGGTGATCCTTCTGTTGCCTATGGTGATAGCACAACTGGGAACACTCCTAGGATCAGTTCAGTTGACAAGCTATACATTGTGTTGATCAG CCTTCATGGTCTGGTCCGTGGTGAGAACATGGAGCTTGGCCGTGATTCAGATACCGGTGGacag GTCAAATATGTTGTGGAACTTGCTAAAGCATTGAGTTCATGTCCTGGAGTTTACCGTGTTGATCTTTTGACAAGACAAATCTTAGCACCAAATTTTGATCGTAGCTATGGTGAACCAGTGGAAGCGTTGGCATCAGCAAGCTTCAAGAATTTTAAACAGGAAAGAGGAGAGAATAGTGGTGCATATATCATCCGAGTACCATTTGGACCAAAAGACAAATATCTTCCTAAGGAGCATCTCTGGCCTTTCATTCAAGAATTTGTTGATGGCGCCCTCAGTCATATAGTGCAGATGTCAAGGGCCATAGGTGAAGAAATCAGCTGTGGGCATCCGGCGTGGCCTGCTGTGATTCATGGCCATTATGCCAGTGCAGGAGTCGCAGCTGCTCTACTGTCTGGAGCACTTAATGTTCCCATGGTCTTTACAGGGCATTTTCTTGGGAAAGATAAATTGGAAGAGCTTCTCAAGCAAGGGAGACAGACAAGGGAGCAAATAAACATGGCATACAAAATAATGTGTCGAATTGAGGCCGAGGAGTTGGCTCTTGATGCATCTGAAATAGTTATAGCAAGCACTAGGCAAGAGATAGAAGAGCAGTGGAATTTGTATGACGGTTTTGAGGTCATACTTGCAAGGAAGCTCCGTGCAAGAGTCAAGCGTGGTGCTAACTGCTTTGGTCGCTATATGCCTCGTATGGTT ATCATCCCCCCTGGTGTTGAATTTGGCCATATGATTCATGACTTCGATATGGATGGTGAGGAAGATGGTCCATCTCCTGCCTCTGAAGATCCATCTATTTGGTCTGag ATAATGCGATTCTTTACAAACCCTAGGAAACCTATGATTCTGGCAGTTGCTCGCCCTTATCCTGAAAAGAACATTACTACTCTTGTGAAGGCATTTGGTGAGTGCCGGCCACTGAGGGAGCTTGCTAATCTA ACATTGATAATGGGAAACCGTGAGGCTATTTCCAAGATGCATAATATGAGTGCAGCTGTTTTGACATCAGTACTTACGTTGATTGATGAATATGATTTGTATGGTCAAGTGGCATATCCAAAGCATCACAAACACTCTGAAGTTCCTGATATTTACCGTTTAGCAGTGAGAACAAAG GGTGCTTTTGTTAATGTGCCTTACTTTGAACAATTCGGTGTCACCTTGATAGAG GCTGCCATGCATGGTTTGCCTGttattgcaacaaaaaatggaGCCCCTGTTGAAATTCACCAG GTGCTGGACAATGGTCTCCTTGTTGATCCCCATGATCAGCATGCAATTGCAGATGCACTCTATAAACTTCTTTCCGAGAAACAACTTTGGTCAAAATGCCGAGAGAACGGGCTGAAAAATATACACCAATTTTCTTGGCCTGAACATTGCAAGAATTATTTGTCAAGGATATCAACTCTTGGCCCAAGGTATCCTGCTTTTCCAAGCAACGGAGACCAGATTAAGGCACCTATTAAGGGAAGGAAGCATATCACTGTTATTGCTGTTGATTCTGTCAGCAAGGAAGATCTGGTTCGCATTATCAGAAATTCTATCGAGGCCATATGTACAGAAAAATTGTCAGGATCGACAGGTTTTGTGTTGTCAACTTCCTTGACAATAGCAGAGATAAATACTCTATTAATAACTGCAGGCCTGCTTCCTACTGATTTTGATGCTTTCATATGCAATAGCGGGAGTGATTTATATTATCCTTCACGTTCTGGTGATACACAAAGAAATTCCCGTGTTACATTTGCTTTAGACCGTAGTTACCAATCACATATAGAGTATCATTGGGGAGGAGAAGGTTTAAGGAAATATCTAGTGAAGTGGGCTTCTTCAGTGGTAGAAAGGAGGGGGAGGATCGAAAAACAAGTTATCTTCGAAGATCCAGAGCACTCCTCAACATATTGTCTTGCATTTAAAGTGGTTAATCCAAATCAT TTACCTCCTTTAAAGGAGCTGCAAAAATTGATGAGAATTCAGTCACTCCGGTGTCACGCCCTGTATAACCATGGTGCTACCAGACTATCTGTTATTCCAATCCACGCATCACGGTCTAAGGCTCTaag GTACTTATCTGTTCGCTGGGGCATAGACTTAACAAATGTGGTGGTCCTTGTTGGTGAAACTGGTGATTCAGATTACGAAGAACTGTTTGGAGGTCTTCATAAGACAGTCATCCTCAAGGGTGAATTTAGTACTCCTGCAAATAGAATTCATACAGTCAGGCGGTATCCTTTACAAGATGTTGTTGCCCTTGATAGCCCAAATATCATTGGACTTGAGGGATATGGCATTGATGACATGAGGTCTGCTCTGAAACAACTGGGTACACGGACACAGTGA
- the LOC102710502 gene encoding probable sucrose-phosphate synthase 3 isoform X2, with protein MAPRERDAEPAGEEHAAGEHDLEDLEPRQEEEGDLFEGEKGEDAGDPSVAYGDSTTGNTPRISSVDKLYIVLISLHGLVRGENMELGRDSDTGGQVKYVVELAKALSSCPGVYRVDLLTRQILAPNFDRSYGEPVEALASASFKNFKQERGENSGAYIIRVPFGPKDKYLPKEHLWPFIQEFVDGALSHIVQMSRAIGEEISCGHPAWPAVIHGHYASAGVAAALLSGALNVPMVFTGHFLGKDKLEELLKQGRQTREQINMAYKIMCRIEAEELALDASEIVIASTRQEIEEQWNLYDGFEVILARKLRARVKRGANCFGRYMPRMVIIPPGVEFGHMIHDFDMDGEEDGPSPASEDPSIWSEIMRFFTNPRKPMILAVARPYPEKNITTLVKAFGECRPLRELANLTLIMGNREAISKMHNMSAAVLTSVLTLIDEYDLYGQVAYPKHHKHSEVPDIYRLAVRTKGAFVNVPYFEQFGVTLIEAAMHGLPVIATKNGAPVEIHQVLDNGLLVDPHDQHAIADALYKLLSEKQLWSKCRENGLKNIHQFSWPEHCKNYLSRISTLGPRYPAFPSNGDQIKAPIKGRKHITVIAVDSVSKEDLVRIIRNSIEAICTEKLSGSTGFVLSTSLTIAEINTLLITAGLLPTDFDAFICNSGSDLYYPSRSGDTQRNSRVTFALDRSYQSHIEYHWGGEGLRKYLVKWASSVVERRGRIEKQVIFEDPEHSSTYCLAFKVVNPNHLPPLKELQKLMRIQSLRCHALYNHGATRLSVIPIHASRSKALRYLSVRWGIDLTNVVVLVGETGDSDYEELFGGLHKTVILKGEFSTPANRIHTVRRYPLQDVVALDSPNIIGLEGYGIDDMRSALKQLGTRTQ; from the exons atggctccgc GCGAACGCGATGCGGAGCCCGCAGGAGAGGAACACGCGGCTGGAGAACATGACCTGGAGGATCTGGAACCTCgccaggaagaagaaggag ATCTTTTTgagggagagaagggagaggATGCTGGTGATCCTTCTGTTGCCTATGGTGATAGCACAACTGGGAACACTCCTAGGATCAGTTCAGTTGACAAGCTATACATTGTGTTGATCAG CCTTCATGGTCTGGTCCGTGGTGAGAACATGGAGCTTGGCCGTGATTCAGATACCGGTGGacag GTCAAATATGTTGTGGAACTTGCTAAAGCATTGAGTTCATGTCCTGGAGTTTACCGTGTTGATCTTTTGACAAGACAAATCTTAGCACCAAATTTTGATCGTAGCTATGGTGAACCAGTGGAAGCGTTGGCATCAGCAAGCTTCAAGAATTTTAAACAGGAAAGAGGAGAGAATAGTGGTGCATATATCATCCGAGTACCATTTGGACCAAAAGACAAATATCTTCCTAAGGAGCATCTCTGGCCTTTCATTCAAGAATTTGTTGATGGCGCCCTCAGTCATATAGTGCAGATGTCAAGGGCCATAGGTGAAGAAATCAGCTGTGGGCATCCGGCGTGGCCTGCTGTGATTCATGGCCATTATGCCAGTGCAGGAGTCGCAGCTGCTCTACTGTCTGGAGCACTTAATGTTCCCATGGTCTTTACAGGGCATTTTCTTGGGAAAGATAAATTGGAAGAGCTTCTCAAGCAAGGGAGACAGACAAGGGAGCAAATAAACATGGCATACAAAATAATGTGTCGAATTGAGGCCGAGGAGTTGGCTCTTGATGCATCTGAAATAGTTATAGCAAGCACTAGGCAAGAGATAGAAGAGCAGTGGAATTTGTATGACGGTTTTGAGGTCATACTTGCAAGGAAGCTCCGTGCAAGAGTCAAGCGTGGTGCTAACTGCTTTGGTCGCTATATGCCTCGTATGGTT ATCATCCCCCCTGGTGTTGAATTTGGCCATATGATTCATGACTTCGATATGGATGGTGAGGAAGATGGTCCATCTCCTGCCTCTGAAGATCCATCTATTTGGTCTGag ATAATGCGATTCTTTACAAACCCTAGGAAACCTATGATTCTGGCAGTTGCTCGCCCTTATCCTGAAAAGAACATTACTACTCTTGTGAAGGCATTTGGTGAGTGCCGGCCACTGAGGGAGCTTGCTAATCTA ACATTGATAATGGGAAACCGTGAGGCTATTTCCAAGATGCATAATATGAGTGCAGCTGTTTTGACATCAGTACTTACGTTGATTGATGAATATGATTTGTATGGTCAAGTGGCATATCCAAAGCATCACAAACACTCTGAAGTTCCTGATATTTACCGTTTAGCAGTGAGAACAAAG GGTGCTTTTGTTAATGTGCCTTACTTTGAACAATTCGGTGTCACCTTGATAGAG GCTGCCATGCATGGTTTGCCTGttattgcaacaaaaaatggaGCCCCTGTTGAAATTCACCAG GTGCTGGACAATGGTCTCCTTGTTGATCCCCATGATCAGCATGCAATTGCAGATGCACTCTATAAACTTCTTTCCGAGAAACAACTTTGGTCAAAATGCCGAGAGAACGGGCTGAAAAATATACACCAATTTTCTTGGCCTGAACATTGCAAGAATTATTTGTCAAGGATATCAACTCTTGGCCCAAGGTATCCTGCTTTTCCAAGCAACGGAGACCAGATTAAGGCACCTATTAAGGGAAGGAAGCATATCACTGTTATTGCTGTTGATTCTGTCAGCAAGGAAGATCTGGTTCGCATTATCAGAAATTCTATCGAGGCCATATGTACAGAAAAATTGTCAGGATCGACAGGTTTTGTGTTGTCAACTTCCTTGACAATAGCAGAGATAAATACTCTATTAATAACTGCAGGCCTGCTTCCTACTGATTTTGATGCTTTCATATGCAATAGCGGGAGTGATTTATATTATCCTTCACGTTCTGGTGATACACAAAGAAATTCCCGTGTTACATTTGCTTTAGACCGTAGTTACCAATCACATATAGAGTATCATTGGGGAGGAGAAGGTTTAAGGAAATATCTAGTGAAGTGGGCTTCTTCAGTGGTAGAAAGGAGGGGGAGGATCGAAAAACAAGTTATCTTCGAAGATCCAGAGCACTCCTCAACATATTGTCTTGCATTTAAAGTGGTTAATCCAAATCAT TTACCTCCTTTAAAGGAGCTGCAAAAATTGATGAGAATTCAGTCACTCCGGTGTCACGCCCTGTATAACCATGGTGCTACCAGACTATCTGTTATTCCAATCCACGCATCACGGTCTAAGGCTCTaag GTACTTATCTGTTCGCTGGGGCATAGACTTAACAAATGTGGTGGTCCTTGTTGGTGAAACTGGTGATTCAGATTACGAAGAACTGTTTGGAGGTCTTCATAAGACAGTCATCCTCAAGGGTGAATTTAGTACTCCTGCAAATAGAATTCATACAGTCAGGCGGTATCCTTTACAAGATGTTGTTGCCCTTGATAGCCCAAATATCATTGGACTTGAGGGATATGGCATTGATGACATGAGGTCTGCTCTGAAACAACTGGGTACACGGACACAGTGA
- the LOC102710502 gene encoding probable sucrose-phosphate synthase 3 isoform X1: MYGNDNWINSYLEAILDAGKGASAAAGVGGVGVGGGGGGGDRPSLLLRERGHFSPARYFVEEVITGYDETDLYKTWLRANAMRSPQERNTRLENMTWRIWNLARKKKEFEKEETNRLLKRRLEAEKPRVDTNSDMSEDLFEGEKGEDAGDPSVAYGDSTTGNTPRISSVDKLYIVLISLHGLVRGENMELGRDSDTGGQVKYVVELAKALSSCPGVYRVDLLTRQILAPNFDRSYGEPVEALASASFKNFKQERGENSGAYIIRVPFGPKDKYLPKEHLWPFIQEFVDGALSHIVQMSRAIGEEISCGHPAWPAVIHGHYASAGVAAALLSGALNVPMVFTGHFLGKDKLEELLKQGRQTREQINMAYKIMCRIEAEELALDASEIVIASTRQEIEEQWNLYDGFEVILARKLRARVKRGANCFGRYMPRMVIIPPGVEFGHMIHDFDMDGEEDGPSPASEDPSIWSEIMRFFTNPRKPMILAVARPYPEKNITTLVKAFGECRPLRELANLTLIMGNREAISKMHNMSAAVLTSVLTLIDEYDLYGQVAYPKHHKHSEVPDIYRLAVRTKGAFVNVPYFEQFGVTLIEAAMHGLPVIATKNGAPVEIHQVLDNGLLVDPHDQHAIADALYKLLSEKQLWSKCRENGLKNIHQFSWPEHCKNYLSRISTLGPRYPAFPSNGDQIKAPIKGRKHITVIAVDSVSKEDLVRIIRNSIEAICTEKLSGSTGFVLSTSLTIAEINTLLITAGLLPTDFDAFICNSGSDLYYPSRSGDTQRNSRVTFALDRSYQSHIEYHWGGEGLRKYLVKWASSVVERRGRIEKQVIFEDPEHSSTYCLAFKVVNPNHLPPLKELQKLMRIQSLRCHALYNHGATRLSVIPIHASRSKALRYLSVRWGIDLTNVVVLVGETGDSDYEELFGGLHKTVILKGEFSTPANRIHTVRRYPLQDVVALDSPNIIGLEGYGIDDMRSALKQLGTRTQ, encoded by the exons ATGTACGGGAACGACAACTGGATCAACAGCTACCTCGAGGCCATCCTCGACGCGGGGAAGGGCGCGAGCGCTGCCGCGGGGGTAGgaggagtaggagtaggaggtggaggagggggaggggaccGCCCctcgctcctcctccgcgagCGCGGCCACTTCTCCCCCGCGCGCTACTTCGTCGAGGAGGTCATCACCGGCTACGACGAGACCGACCTctacaagacatggctccgc GCGAACGCGATGCGGAGCCCGCAGGAGAGGAACACGCGGCTGGAGAACATGACCTGGAGGATCTGGAACCTCgccaggaagaagaaggag TTTGAGAAAGAGGAGACCAACCGCTTGTTAAAACGCCGTCTAGAGGCTGAGAAGCCACGGGTCGATACTAATTCAGATATGTCTGAAGATCTTTTTgagggagagaagggagaggATGCTGGTGATCCTTCTGTTGCCTATGGTGATAGCACAACTGGGAACACTCCTAGGATCAGTTCAGTTGACAAGCTATACATTGTGTTGATCAG CCTTCATGGTCTGGTCCGTGGTGAGAACATGGAGCTTGGCCGTGATTCAGATACCGGTGGacag GTCAAATATGTTGTGGAACTTGCTAAAGCATTGAGTTCATGTCCTGGAGTTTACCGTGTTGATCTTTTGACAAGACAAATCTTAGCACCAAATTTTGATCGTAGCTATGGTGAACCAGTGGAAGCGTTGGCATCAGCAAGCTTCAAGAATTTTAAACAGGAAAGAGGAGAGAATAGTGGTGCATATATCATCCGAGTACCATTTGGACCAAAAGACAAATATCTTCCTAAGGAGCATCTCTGGCCTTTCATTCAAGAATTTGTTGATGGCGCCCTCAGTCATATAGTGCAGATGTCAAGGGCCATAGGTGAAGAAATCAGCTGTGGGCATCCGGCGTGGCCTGCTGTGATTCATGGCCATTATGCCAGTGCAGGAGTCGCAGCTGCTCTACTGTCTGGAGCACTTAATGTTCCCATGGTCTTTACAGGGCATTTTCTTGGGAAAGATAAATTGGAAGAGCTTCTCAAGCAAGGGAGACAGACAAGGGAGCAAATAAACATGGCATACAAAATAATGTGTCGAATTGAGGCCGAGGAGTTGGCTCTTGATGCATCTGAAATAGTTATAGCAAGCACTAGGCAAGAGATAGAAGAGCAGTGGAATTTGTATGACGGTTTTGAGGTCATACTTGCAAGGAAGCTCCGTGCAAGAGTCAAGCGTGGTGCTAACTGCTTTGGTCGCTATATGCCTCGTATGGTT ATCATCCCCCCTGGTGTTGAATTTGGCCATATGATTCATGACTTCGATATGGATGGTGAGGAAGATGGTCCATCTCCTGCCTCTGAAGATCCATCTATTTGGTCTGag ATAATGCGATTCTTTACAAACCCTAGGAAACCTATGATTCTGGCAGTTGCTCGCCCTTATCCTGAAAAGAACATTACTACTCTTGTGAAGGCATTTGGTGAGTGCCGGCCACTGAGGGAGCTTGCTAATCTA ACATTGATAATGGGAAACCGTGAGGCTATTTCCAAGATGCATAATATGAGTGCAGCTGTTTTGACATCAGTACTTACGTTGATTGATGAATATGATTTGTATGGTCAAGTGGCATATCCAAAGCATCACAAACACTCTGAAGTTCCTGATATTTACCGTTTAGCAGTGAGAACAAAG GGTGCTTTTGTTAATGTGCCTTACTTTGAACAATTCGGTGTCACCTTGATAGAG GCTGCCATGCATGGTTTGCCTGttattgcaacaaaaaatggaGCCCCTGTTGAAATTCACCAG GTGCTGGACAATGGTCTCCTTGTTGATCCCCATGATCAGCATGCAATTGCAGATGCACTCTATAAACTTCTTTCCGAGAAACAACTTTGGTCAAAATGCCGAGAGAACGGGCTGAAAAATATACACCAATTTTCTTGGCCTGAACATTGCAAGAATTATTTGTCAAGGATATCAACTCTTGGCCCAAGGTATCCTGCTTTTCCAAGCAACGGAGACCAGATTAAGGCACCTATTAAGGGAAGGAAGCATATCACTGTTATTGCTGTTGATTCTGTCAGCAAGGAAGATCTGGTTCGCATTATCAGAAATTCTATCGAGGCCATATGTACAGAAAAATTGTCAGGATCGACAGGTTTTGTGTTGTCAACTTCCTTGACAATAGCAGAGATAAATACTCTATTAATAACTGCAGGCCTGCTTCCTACTGATTTTGATGCTTTCATATGCAATAGCGGGAGTGATTTATATTATCCTTCACGTTCTGGTGATACACAAAGAAATTCCCGTGTTACATTTGCTTTAGACCGTAGTTACCAATCACATATAGAGTATCATTGGGGAGGAGAAGGTTTAAGGAAATATCTAGTGAAGTGGGCTTCTTCAGTGGTAGAAAGGAGGGGGAGGATCGAAAAACAAGTTATCTTCGAAGATCCAGAGCACTCCTCAACATATTGTCTTGCATTTAAAGTGGTTAATCCAAATCAT TTACCTCCTTTAAAGGAGCTGCAAAAATTGATGAGAATTCAGTCACTCCGGTGTCACGCCCTGTATAACCATGGTGCTACCAGACTATCTGTTATTCCAATCCACGCATCACGGTCTAAGGCTCTaag GTACTTATCTGTTCGCTGGGGCATAGACTTAACAAATGTGGTGGTCCTTGTTGGTGAAACTGGTGATTCAGATTACGAAGAACTGTTTGGAGGTCTTCATAAGACAGTCATCCTCAAGGGTGAATTTAGTACTCCTGCAAATAGAATTCATACAGTCAGGCGGTATCCTTTACAAGATGTTGTTGCCCTTGATAGCCCAAATATCATTGGACTTGAGGGATATGGCATTGATGACATGAGGTCTGCTCTGAAACAACTGGGTACACGGACACAGTGA